Part of the Bubalus kerabau isolate K-KA32 ecotype Philippines breed swamp buffalo chromosome 18, PCC_UOA_SB_1v2, whole genome shotgun sequence genome is shown below.
GCAACTCCATTGTAATACAAAGGATTCACATGGTTTGGGTTTTGTTCAGATGAAGAAAATTTGGAAGAAAAcgaacccgcccccccccccgcccccacctcgtCAAACGACAGTTTCACCAGCAGCGCGCCCTCACAGCCCCGCTCGGCTGCAGGGAAGCAGCCCCGGCCGGGAGGAGAGGGGAACGTCTGCTAATTGCAGCTTCGTTAGATTTCGGGTTTGGGAGGCTGCGGTTCGGGCGCTAATATCCGCCGCCCATTATCCCGGCTAATAAATTTGACCTATTGTTCGTTTGTTAAAATGATGTCACCTTGGAACAGTCCCTAAGCTCCTATTTCCATGAATTAGGCCTCTATTGAAAGCCAGGAACCAATGGGAGGAGAGAGGCTTGTTGATCGCAGCCAATGGCTGCGGCGGGAGAGGAATTAGCAGCGGAAACTCCAGGTTCGGTTCAAGAAAGATGACACAGAGCCTGTCGGGCCCGCGCACTCTTGGCAAAGTTTCAGTGCGACGAGAGGCGCCGGGCACTCCATGGCCGCGCCGTAACGGGGACCCAGCCGCCTCcccgcccagcccagcccagcccttccGCCCGCCCAGGATGGAGGCGTCCGCCAGCGCGCAGACCCCGCACCCGCACGAGCCCATCAGCTTCGGCATTGACCAGATACTCAACAGCCCCGACCAGGACAGCGCACCGGCCCCGCGGGGCCCAGACGGCGCCAGCTACCTAGGAGGGCCCCCCGGGGGCCGCCCGGGCGCCACATACCCGTCTCTGCCCACCTCCTTTGCCGGCCTCGGCGCGCCCTTCGAGGACGCGGGATCTTACAGTGTCAACCTGAGCCTGGCGCCCGCCGGCGTGATCCGGGTGCCAGCGCACAGGCCGCTGCCCGGGGCCGTGCCGCCGCCTCTGCCTAGCGCGCTGCCTGCCATGCCCTCCGTGCCCACGGTCTCCAGCCTGGGCGGCCTCAATTTCCCCTGGATGGAGAGCAGCCGCCGCTTCGTAAAAGACCGTTTCACAGGTGAGCAGGGTGTCCAAACCGGCGCCGGGCCTCGGCCCTCCCGGGGCCAGAGGCGCCGCGCCCTACGTGCTCCACTCCGGGAAAAGATTTCGGAGGCCCAAGTGCTGTGGAGGCCTCAATACCCAGGGCCCCGGGCAACCACAGATGGGAGGAAAATCAGGGAGTTTGGGGAAAATAAGCCTGTGCCCGGGGGAAGAGGGGGGCATCCCCCAAACGGCTTGGTGCTGCTGGGGACGCGCGGAACCAACGAAAATAGCGTAGTATTCTGCGCCCCACCGGGCGGCACGGGGTCCGCATGGGGCCTGAACGGCAGTCGAGCTGGGCTGGGCTTCAGGGGGCCTCGTGTGTCTCCGCAGCGGCGGCGGCGCTCACGCCCTTCACCGTGACCCGGCGCATCGGCCACCCTTACCAGAACAGGACGCCGCCAAAGCGTAAGAAGCCGCGCACGTCCTTTTCTCGGGTGCAGATTTGCGAGCTGGAAAAGCGCTTCCACCGCCAGAAGTACCTGGCTTCGGCCGAGAGGGCGGCGCTCGCTAAGTCCCTCAAAATGACGGACGCGCAGGTCAAGACCTGGTTCCAAAACCGGAGGACCAAGTGGCGGTGAGAGAGGCCCGGCCCGGCCCACCTTGCACCGGCCCTTTGCCCGCCTCGTGCCGCAGCCTCGCGTTCCCCCCACCCTGTGCTACCCAATACCGCCCTCCTAGGGCTGCGACTCTCCCTTCTTCCCAGGTTTTATCTCCCAGCTCGCCCTCGCGTCCGCCTGTCCTCACTCTCCCGCGCCTCCTGGACTTCTCCATTCTCATACCTGTGTCGCTTTCCTGAGCCTCTCCAACTCTCTCGTTTtattccatctcctgcactgcttGGTTTCCTCTCAcctgcccacccccgccccgccaaCACCCCACACTACCCGGGTCTCTCGCGCTCCCCTAAACCCTTTGGCTTGCCCCCTGTTCTCTCGGATTCCCAACAATCCGCGTGGAGCTCCAGGTTCCGCCTCTAGTTCCCCATCCCGAC
Proteins encoded:
- the TLX3 gene encoding T-cell leukemia homeobox protein 3 codes for the protein MEASASAQTPHPHEPISFGIDQILNSPDQDSAPAPRGPDGASYLGGPPGGRPGATYPSLPTSFAGLGAPFEDAGSYSVNLSLAPAGVIRVPAHRPLPGAVPPPLPSALPAMPSVPTVSSLGGLNFPWMESSRRFVKDRFTAAAALTPFTVTRRIGHPYQNRTPPKRKKPRTSFSRVQICELEKRFHRQKYLASAERAALAKSLKMTDAQVKTWFQNRRTKWRRQTAEEREAERQQASRLMLQLQHDAFQKSLNDSIQPDPLCLHNSSLFALQNLQPWEEDSSKVPAVTSLV